The Argentina anserina chromosome 3, drPotAnse1.1, whole genome shotgun sequence genome includes a region encoding these proteins:
- the LOC126789505 gene encoding phosphomethylpyrimidine synthase, chloroplastic isoform X3, with the protein MASVHSALTSVVCKNGTHSSPAKFPTTPFLSGFDVVGRLSSPFKKEICLSSISSGPKATLTFDPPATNPEKAKLPNLPRHTIDPDSPDFLPLPSFEQCFPKSTKEQREVIHEETGHVLKVPFRRVHLSGDEPAFDNYDTSGPQNINPRVGLPPLRKDWVDRREKLGTPRYTQMYYAKQGIITEEMLYCATREKLDPEFVRSEVARGRAIIPSNKKHLELEPMIVGRKFLVKVNANIGNSAVASSIEEEVYKVQWATMWGADTVMDLSTGRHIHETREWILRNSAVPVGTVPIYQALEKVDGIAENLNWEVFRQTLIEQAEQGVDYFTIHAGVLLRYIPLTAKRMTGIVSRGGSIHAKWCLAYHKENFAYEHWDDILDICNQYDVALSIGDGLRPGSIYDANDTAQFAELLTQGELTRRAWEKDVQVMNEGPGHVPMHKIPENMAKQLEWCNEAPFYTLGPLTTDIAPGYDHITSAIGAANIGALGTALLCYVTPKEHLGLPNRDDVKAGVIAYKIAAHAADLAKGHPHAQEWDDALSKARFEFRWRDQFALSLDPMTAMSFHDETLPAEGAKVAHFCSMCGPKFCSMKITEDVRKYAEEHGYGTAEEAVKHGMDAMSAEFLAAKKIVSGEQHGEIGGEIYLPESYVNSAER; encoded by the exons ATGGCATCGGTGCATAGTGCCTTAACATCAGTTGTTTGCAAGAATGGCACTCACTCTTCGCCTGCAAAGTTCCCCACTACTCCCTTCTTGTCTGGGTTTGATGTTGTGGGGCGTCTTTCAAGCCCATTTAAGAAGGAGATATGTCTGAGTTCCATCAGCTCAGGTCCTAAGGCTACTTTAACTTTTGATCCTCCAGCGACCAATCCAGAGAAGGCCAAGTTACCTAATCTACCTAGGCATACAATTGATCCCGATTCTCCTGATTTCCTGCCTCTCCCATCATTCGAACAGTGTTTTCCAAAGAGCACAAAAGAACAGAG GGAAGTCATTCATGAAGAAACTGGTCATGTGCTCAAAGTTCCTTTTCGACGAGTTCACCTGTCTGGAGATGAACCAGCCTTTGATAACTATGACACCAGTGGTCCGCAAAACATTAACCCACGTGTTG GCCTCCCTCCGCTAAGGAAAGATTGGGTTGACAGGCGAGAGAAGTTGGGCACGCCAAGATACACTCAGATGTACTATGCTAAGCAGGGAATTATCACTGAGGAAATGTTGTATTGTGCCACCCGAGAGAAGCTTGATCCAGAGTTTGTGAGATCAGAAGTGGCTCGCGGGAGGGCAATTATCCCTTCCAATAAGAAGCACTTGGAGCTGGAGCCAATGATTGTTGGGAGAAAGTTTCTGGTCAAAGTTAATGCAAACATAGGAAACTCTGCTGTTGCCAGCTCTATCGAAGAGGAAGTTTATAAGGTCCAATGGGCGACTATGTGGGGTGCTGACACTGTTATGGACCTCTCTACTGGTCGCCATATTCATGAGACGCGTGAGTGGATCTTACGAAACTCTGCTGTACCAGTAGGGACTGTACCCATCTATCAAGCACTTGAAAAGGTAGATGGAATCGCAGAAAATCTTAACTGGGAAGTGTTCAGACAAACTCTGATTGAACAAGCTGAGCAGGGTGTAGATTACTTCACCATCCATGCTGGGGTTCTTCTACGGTACATCCCACTAACAGCAAAGCGAATGACAGGAATTGTCTCACGAGGTGGATCCATTCATGCAAAATGGTGCTTAGCTTATCATAAAGAGAATTTTGCTTATGAGCACTGGGATGACATACTTGACATCTGCAATCAATATGATGTGGCCCTGTCAATAGGTGATGGGCTGAGACCTGGTTCCATTTATGATGCCAATGATACTGCACAGTTTGCTGAGCTCTTAACTCAGGGAGAACTGACCCGTAGGGCATGGGAAAAAGATGTACAGGTAATGAATGAAGGACCTGGACATGTTCCGATGCATAAGATTCCTGAGAACATGGCAAAGCAGCTGGAATGGTGTAATGAAGCGCCTTTCTACACTCTTGGTCCTTTGACAACCGATATTGCTCCTGGATATGATCACATCACCTCTGCCATTGGTGCTGCCAATATTGGCGCTCTAGGCACTGCCCTTCTCTGCTATGTAACCCCTAAAGAGCATCTTGGGTTGCCCAATCGGGATGATGTGAAAGCTGGAGTTATAGCATATAAGATTGCTGCTCATGCTGCTGATCTAGCCAAAGGTCATCCACATGCCCAAGAGTGGGATGACGCATTAAGCAAGGCAAGGTTCGAATTCAGGTGGAGAGACCAATTTGCTTTGTCTCTAGACCCTATGACCGCCATGTCCTTCCATGATGAAACCTTGCCTGCAGAAGGTGCCAAGGTGGCCCACTTTTGTTCAATGTGTGGTCCTAAGTTCTGCTCTATGAAGATAACAGAGGATGTTAGGAAGTATGCTGAGGAGCATGGTTATGGAACTGCCGAGGAAGCTGTGAAGCATGGTATGGATGCCATGAGTGCTGAGTTTCTTGCTGCCAAGAAAATTGTCAGTGGAGAACAACATGGCGAAATTGGGGGAGAAATTTACTTGCCAGAAAGTTATGTAAACTCCGCAGAAAGGTGA
- the LOC126789505 gene encoding phosphomethylpyrimidine synthase, chloroplastic isoform X2 — translation MQIRMLKENRTDQSYVLCCVVLLLCSSISQTLEPLSVIGDKFPLDFNQEKKKMASVHSALTSVVCKNGTHSSPAKFPTTPFLSGFDVVGRLSSPFKKEICLSSISSGPKATLTFDPPATNPEKAKLPNLPRHTIDPDSPDFLPLPSFEQCFPKSTKEQREVIHEETGHVLKVPFRRVHLSGDEPAFDNYDTSGPQNINPRVGLPPLRKDWVDRREKLGTPRYTQMYYAKQGIITEEMLYCATREKLDPEFVRSEVARGRAIIPSNKKHLELEPMIVGRKFLVKVNANIGNSAVASSIEEEVYKVQWATMWGADTVMDLSTGRHIHETREWILRNSAVPVGTVPIYQALEKVDGIAENLNWEVFRQTLIEQAEQGVDYFTIHAGVLLRYIPLTAKRMTGIVSRGGSIHAKWCLAYHKENFAYEHWDDILDICNQYDVALSIGDGLRPGSIYDANDTAQFAELLTQGELTRRAWEKDVQVMNEGPGHVPMHKIPENMAKQLEWCNEAPFYTLGPLTTDIAPGYDHITSAIGAANIGALGTALLCYVTPKEHLGLPNRDDVKAGVIAYKIAAHAADLAKGHPHAQEWDDALSKARFEFRWRDQFALSLDPMTAMSFHDETLPAEGAKVAHFCSMCGPKFCSMKITEDVRKYAEEHGYGTAEEAVKHGMDAMSAEFLAAKKIVSGEQHGEIGGEIYLPESYVNSAER, via the exons ATGCAGATAAGGATGTTAAAAGAAAACAGAACAGATCAATCATATGTATTATGCTGTgttgttcttttgctttgtTCTAGTATATCTCAGACTTTGGAGCCCT TGAGTGTGATTGGAGACAAATTTCCTTTAGACTTTAATCAGGAAAAGAAAA AGATGGCATCGGTGCATAGTGCCTTAACATCAGTTGTTTGCAAGAATGGCACTCACTCTTCGCCTGCAAAGTTCCCCACTACTCCCTTCTTGTCTGGGTTTGATGTTGTGGGGCGTCTTTCAAGCCCATTTAAGAAGGAGATATGTCTGAGTTCCATCAGCTCAGGTCCTAAGGCTACTTTAACTTTTGATCCTCCAGCGACCAATCCAGAGAAGGCCAAGTTACCTAATCTACCTAGGCATACAATTGATCCCGATTCTCCTGATTTCCTGCCTCTCCCATCATTCGAACAGTGTTTTCCAAAGAGCACAAAAGAACAGAG GGAAGTCATTCATGAAGAAACTGGTCATGTGCTCAAAGTTCCTTTTCGACGAGTTCACCTGTCTGGAGATGAACCAGCCTTTGATAACTATGACACCAGTGGTCCGCAAAACATTAACCCACGTGTTG GCCTCCCTCCGCTAAGGAAAGATTGGGTTGACAGGCGAGAGAAGTTGGGCACGCCAAGATACACTCAGATGTACTATGCTAAGCAGGGAATTATCACTGAGGAAATGTTGTATTGTGCCACCCGAGAGAAGCTTGATCCAGAGTTTGTGAGATCAGAAGTGGCTCGCGGGAGGGCAATTATCCCTTCCAATAAGAAGCACTTGGAGCTGGAGCCAATGATTGTTGGGAGAAAGTTTCTGGTCAAAGTTAATGCAAACATAGGAAACTCTGCTGTTGCCAGCTCTATCGAAGAGGAAGTTTATAAGGTCCAATGGGCGACTATGTGGGGTGCTGACACTGTTATGGACCTCTCTACTGGTCGCCATATTCATGAGACGCGTGAGTGGATCTTACGAAACTCTGCTGTACCAGTAGGGACTGTACCCATCTATCAAGCACTTGAAAAGGTAGATGGAATCGCAGAAAATCTTAACTGGGAAGTGTTCAGACAAACTCTGATTGAACAAGCTGAGCAGGGTGTAGATTACTTCACCATCCATGCTGGGGTTCTTCTACGGTACATCCCACTAACAGCAAAGCGAATGACAGGAATTGTCTCACGAGGTGGATCCATTCATGCAAAATGGTGCTTAGCTTATCATAAAGAGAATTTTGCTTATGAGCACTGGGATGACATACTTGACATCTGCAATCAATATGATGTGGCCCTGTCAATAGGTGATGGGCTGAGACCTGGTTCCATTTATGATGCCAATGATACTGCACAGTTTGCTGAGCTCTTAACTCAGGGAGAACTGACCCGTAGGGCATGGGAAAAAGATGTACAGGTAATGAATGAAGGACCTGGACATGTTCCGATGCATAAGATTCCTGAGAACATGGCAAAGCAGCTGGAATGGTGTAATGAAGCGCCTTTCTACACTCTTGGTCCTTTGACAACCGATATTGCTCCTGGATATGATCACATCACCTCTGCCATTGGTGCTGCCAATATTGGCGCTCTAGGCACTGCCCTTCTCTGCTATGTAACCCCTAAAGAGCATCTTGGGTTGCCCAATCGGGATGATGTGAAAGCTGGAGTTATAGCATATAAGATTGCTGCTCATGCTGCTGATCTAGCCAAAGGTCATCCACATGCCCAAGAGTGGGATGACGCATTAAGCAAGGCAAGGTTCGAATTCAGGTGGAGAGACCAATTTGCTTTGTCTCTAGACCCTATGACCGCCATGTCCTTCCATGATGAAACCTTGCCTGCAGAAGGTGCCAAGGTGGCCCACTTTTGTTCAATGTGTGGTCCTAAGTTCTGCTCTATGAAGATAACAGAGGATGTTAGGAAGTATGCTGAGGAGCATGGTTATGGAACTGCCGAGGAAGCTGTGAAGCATGGTATGGATGCCATGAGTGCTGAGTTTCTTGCTGCCAAGAAAATTGTCAGTGGAGAACAACATGGCGAAATTGGGGGAGAAATTTACTTGCCAGAAAGTTATGTAAACTCCGCAGAAAGGTGA
- the LOC126789505 gene encoding phosphomethylpyrimidine synthase, chloroplastic isoform X4, translating into MSSATVEYFRPKIHTRFYLHSNPNHNRLGFFFLQSRVLNPDAKRRLSAAAPLPTALRVSEKSFGLGRRLRTVRVLASGPEGDSGEKSEAGESQGSVSSETPAPSPSSPAASNPRRGEKQKKESWWFSKGGKWKWQPIVQAQEIGILLLQLGIVIFVMRLLRPGISLPGSDPRPPTTFISVPYSDFLSKINTNQVQKVEVDGVHVMFKLKSEPASGEVVSEVMSASGGFSKQESEALMSAVPARRVVYTTTRPTDIKTPYEKMLENEVEFGSPDKRSGGFMNSAMIALFYVAVLAGLLHRFPVSFTQHTAGQIRNRKPGGSGGVKTSEPSEAITFADVAGVDEAKEELEEIVEFLRNPDRYIRLGARPPRGVLLVGLPGTGKTLLAKAVAGEAEVPFISCSASEFVELYVGMGASRVRDLFARAKKEAPSIIFIDEIDAVAKSRDGKHRIVSNDEREQTLNQLLTEMDGFDSNSAVIVLGATNRADVLDPALRRPGRFDRVVMVETPDRIGRESILKVHVSKKELPLAKDVYLGDIASMTTGFTGADLANLVNEAALLAGRESKVVVERIDFIQAVERSIAMASVHSALTSVVCKNGTHSSPAKFPTTPFLSGFDVVGRLSSPFKKEICLSSISSGPKATLTFDPPATNPEKAKLPNLPRHTIDPDSPDFLPLPSFEQCFPKSTKEQREVIHEETGHVLKVPFRRVHLSGDEPAFDNYDTSGPQNINPRVGLPPLRKDWVDRREKLGTPRYTQMYYAKQGIITEEMLYCATREKLDPEFVRSEVARGRAIIPSNKKHLELEPMIVGRKFLVKVNANIGNSAVASSIEEEVYKVQWATMWGADTVMDLSTGRHIHETREWILRNSAVPVGTVPIYQALEKVDGIAENLNWEVFRQTLIEQAEQGVDYFTIHAGVLLRYIPLTAKRMTGIVSRGGSIHAKWCLAYHKENFAYEHWDDILDICNQYDVALSIGDGLRPGSIYDANDTAQFAELLTQGELTRRAWEKDVQVMNEGPGHVPMHKIPENMAKQLEWCNEAPFYTLGPLTTDIAPGYDHITSAIGAANIGALGTALLCYVTPKEHLGLPNRDDVKAGVIAYKIAAHAADLAKGHPHAQEWDDALSKARFEFRWRDQFALSLDPMTAMSFHDETLPAEGAKVAHFCSMCGPKFCSMKITEDVRKYAEEHGYGTAEEAVKHGMDAMSAEFLAAKKIVSGEQHGEIGGEIYLPESYVNSAER; encoded by the exons ATGTCGTCGGCGACGGTGGAGTATTTCCGGCCAAAAATCCACACTCGGTTCTACTTACATTCCAATCCCAATCACAACAGATTgggcttcttcttccttcaatcTAGGGTTTTGAACCCCGACGCAAAACGCCGCCTTTCGGCCGCGGCGCCGCTCCCGACAGCTCTGAGAGTCTCGGAGAAAAGCTTCGGGCTTGGCCGGAGGTTGAGGACGGTTAGGGTTTTGGCGAGCGGGCCGGAGGGCGATTCCGGCGAGAAGAGCGAGGCCGGGGAAAGCCAGGGGAGTGTGAGCAGCGAGACGCCGGCGCCGAGTCCGAGCTCGCCGGCGGCGTCGAATCCGAGGAGAGGAGAGAAGCAGAAGAAGGAGAGCTGGTGGTTTTCGAAGGGTGGGAAATGGAAGTGGCAGCCGATTGTTCAGGCTCAGGAGATTGGGATTCTGTTGCTGCAGTTAGGGATTGTGATTTTCGTTATGCGGTTGCTCCGGCCCGGAATATCGTTACCCGGGTCCGACCCGAGGCCGCCGACGACGTTTATTAGTGTGCCGTATAGTGACTTTTTGAGTAAGATTAATACTAACCAGGTGCAGAAGGTGGAGGTGGATGGGGTTCATGTGATGTTTAAGCTGAAATCGGAGCCAGCTAGTGGTGAGGTGGTGAGTGAGGTGATGAGTGCTAGTGGTGGTTTTAGTAAGCAGGAGTCGGAGGCTTTGATGAGTGCGGTGCCGGCGAGGAGGGTGGTGTATACTACTACTAGGCCGACTGATATCAAGACGCCGTATGAGAAGATGCTTGAGAATGAGGTGGAGTTTGGGTCGCCGGATAAGCGCTCCGGCGGATTCATGAACTCTGCAATG ATAGCTCTGTTTTATGTTGCTGTGCTTGCAGGGCTTCTCCACCGGTTCCCTGTAAGCTTTACTCAG CATACAGCTGGTCAGATTAGGAATAGGAAACCCGGTGGCTCTGGTGGTGTGAAAACATCTGAACCCTCGGAAGCAATAACCTTTGCTGATGTTGCTGGCGTTGACGAGGCTAAAGAGGAGCTAGAGGAGATTGTG GAATTTCTTCGGAATCCAGACAGGTATATACGACTTGGTGCTCGTCCTCCCCGTGGTGTTCTGTTG GTGGGTCTTCCTGGGACAGGTAAGACTCTTCTTGCAAAGGCTGTGGCTGGGGAAGCTGAAGTACCCTTCATAAGTTGCTCTGCTAGTGAGTTTGTAGAGCTGTATGTTGGCATGGGTGCCTCTCGTGTAAGGGATCTATTTGCGCGCGCCAAAAAGGAAGCGCCATCAATAATATTTATTGATGAG ATAGATGCTGTGGCAAAAAGTCGTGATGGGAAACACCGCATTGTTAGTAATGATGAGAGAGAACAAACATTGAATCAGTTGCTCACT GAGATGGATGGGTTTGACAGCAACTCGGCGGTTATTGTTCTTGGAGCTACAAATCGTGCAGATGTTTTAGACCCGGCACTTCGTCGACCAGGGAGATTCGATCGTGTTGTTATG GTGGAAACGCCTGATAGGATTGGAAGAGAATCAATTCTCAAAGTGCATGTTTCCAAAAAGGAACTTCCTTTAGCTAAAGACGTTTACCTTGGTGACATTGCTTCTATGACCACAGGCTTTACTGG GGCTGATCTTGCAAATTTGGTGAATGAAGCTGCTTTGTTGGCCGGAAGAGAAAGCAAGGTGGTTGTGGAAAGGATTGATTTCATTCAGGCTGTGGAGAGATCAATAGCt ATGGCATCGGTGCATAGTGCCTTAACATCAGTTGTTTGCAAGAATGGCACTCACTCTTCGCCTGCAAAGTTCCCCACTACTCCCTTCTTGTCTGGGTTTGATGTTGTGGGGCGTCTTTCAAGCCCATTTAAGAAGGAGATATGTCTGAGTTCCATCAGCTCAGGTCCTAAGGCTACTTTAACTTTTGATCCTCCAGCGACCAATCCAGAGAAGGCCAAGTTACCTAATCTACCTAGGCATACAATTGATCCCGATTCTCCTGATTTCCTGCCTCTCCCATCATTCGAACAGTGTTTTCCAAAGAGCACAAAAGAACAGAG GGAAGTCATTCATGAAGAAACTGGTCATGTGCTCAAAGTTCCTTTTCGACGAGTTCACCTGTCTGGAGATGAACCAGCCTTTGATAACTATGACACCAGTGGTCCGCAAAACATTAACCCACGTGTTG GCCTCCCTCCGCTAAGGAAAGATTGGGTTGACAGGCGAGAGAAGTTGGGCACGCCAAGATACACTCAGATGTACTATGCTAAGCAGGGAATTATCACTGAGGAAATGTTGTATTGTGCCACCCGAGAGAAGCTTGATCCAGAGTTTGTGAGATCAGAAGTGGCTCGCGGGAGGGCAATTATCCCTTCCAATAAGAAGCACTTGGAGCTGGAGCCAATGATTGTTGGGAGAAAGTTTCTGGTCAAAGTTAATGCAAACATAGGAAACTCTGCTGTTGCCAGCTCTATCGAAGAGGAAGTTTATAAGGTCCAATGGGCGACTATGTGGGGTGCTGACACTGTTATGGACCTCTCTACTGGTCGCCATATTCATGAGACGCGTGAGTGGATCTTACGAAACTCTGCTGTACCAGTAGGGACTGTACCCATCTATCAAGCACTTGAAAAGGTAGATGGAATCGCAGAAAATCTTAACTGGGAAGTGTTCAGACAAACTCTGATTGAACAAGCTGAGCAGGGTGTAGATTACTTCACCATCCATGCTGGGGTTCTTCTACGGTACATCCCACTAACAGCAAAGCGAATGACAGGAATTGTCTCACGAGGTGGATCCATTCATGCAAAATGGTGCTTAGCTTATCATAAAGAGAATTTTGCTTATGAGCACTGGGATGACATACTTGACATCTGCAATCAATATGATGTGGCCCTGTCAATAGGTGATGGGCTGAGACCTGGTTCCATTTATGATGCCAATGATACTGCACAGTTTGCTGAGCTCTTAACTCAGGGAGAACTGACCCGTAGGGCATGGGAAAAAGATGTACAGGTAATGAATGAAGGACCTGGACATGTTCCGATGCATAAGATTCCTGAGAACATGGCAAAGCAGCTGGAATGGTGTAATGAAGCGCCTTTCTACACTCTTGGTCCTTTGACAACCGATATTGCTCCTGGATATGATCACATCACCTCTGCCATTGGTGCTGCCAATATTGGCGCTCTAGGCACTGCCCTTCTCTGCTATGTAACCCCTAAAGAGCATCTTGGGTTGCCCAATCGGGATGATGTGAAAGCTGGAGTTATAGCATATAAGATTGCTGCTCATGCTGCTGATCTAGCCAAAGGTCATCCACATGCCCAAGAGTGGGATGACGCATTAAGCAAGGCAAGGTTCGAATTCAGGTGGAGAGACCAATTTGCTTTGTCTCTAGACCCTATGACCGCCATGTCCTTCCATGATGAAACCTTGCCTGCAGAAGGTGCCAAGGTGGCCCACTTTTGTTCAATGTGTGGTCCTAAGTTCTGCTCTATGAAGATAACAGAGGATGTTAGGAAGTATGCTGAGGAGCATGGTTATGGAACTGCCGAGGAAGCTGTGAAGCATGGTATGGATGCCATGAGTGCTGAGTTTCTTGCTGCCAAGAAAATTGTCAGTGGAGAACAACATGGCGAAATTGGGGGAGAAATTTACTTGCCAGAAAGTTATGTAAACTCCGCAGAAAGGTGA
- the LOC126789505 gene encoding ATP-dependent zinc metalloprotease FTSH 9, chloroplastic isoform X1: MSSATVEYFRPKIHTRFYLHSNPNHNRLGFFFLQSRVLNPDAKRRLSAAAPLPTALRVSEKSFGLGRRLRTVRVLASGPEGDSGEKSEAGESQGSVSSETPAPSPSSPAASNPRRGEKQKKESWWFSKGGKWKWQPIVQAQEIGILLLQLGIVIFVMRLLRPGISLPGSDPRPPTTFISVPYSDFLSKINTNQVQKVEVDGVHVMFKLKSEPASGEVVSEVMSASGGFSKQESEALMSAVPARRVVYTTTRPTDIKTPYEKMLENEVEFGSPDKRSGGFMNSAMIALFYVAVLAGLLHRFPVSFTQHTAGQIRNRKPGGSGGVKTSEPSEAITFADVAGVDEAKEELEEIVEFLRNPDRYIRLGARPPRGVLLVGLPGTGKTLLAKAVAGEAEVPFISCSASEFVELYVGMGASRVRDLFARAKKEAPSIIFIDEIDAVAKSRDGKHRIVSNDEREQTLNQLLTEMDGFDSNSAVIVLGATNRADVLDPALRRPGRFDRVVMVETPDRIGRESILKVHVSKKELPLAKDVYLGDIASMTTGFTGADLANLVNEAALLAGRESKVVVERIDFIQAVERSIAGIEKKTAKLQGCEKGVVARHEAGHAVVGTAIASLVAGQPRVEKLSILPRTGGALGFTYTPPASEDRYLLFIDELRGRLVTLLGGRAAEEFVYSGRVSTGALDDIRRATEMAYKAVSEYGLNEKIGPVSIGTLSAGGMDESGGIFGRDQGHLVDLAQRETQELLQSAMEVALCVVRANPVVLEGLGAHLEEKEKVEGEELHEWLKLVVAPAELDVFIKGKQKTLLPLQTTSG; the protein is encoded by the exons ATGTCGTCGGCGACGGTGGAGTATTTCCGGCCAAAAATCCACACTCGGTTCTACTTACATTCCAATCCCAATCACAACAGATTgggcttcttcttccttcaatcTAGGGTTTTGAACCCCGACGCAAAACGCCGCCTTTCGGCCGCGGCGCCGCTCCCGACAGCTCTGAGAGTCTCGGAGAAAAGCTTCGGGCTTGGCCGGAGGTTGAGGACGGTTAGGGTTTTGGCGAGCGGGCCGGAGGGCGATTCCGGCGAGAAGAGCGAGGCCGGGGAAAGCCAGGGGAGTGTGAGCAGCGAGACGCCGGCGCCGAGTCCGAGCTCGCCGGCGGCGTCGAATCCGAGGAGAGGAGAGAAGCAGAAGAAGGAGAGCTGGTGGTTTTCGAAGGGTGGGAAATGGAAGTGGCAGCCGATTGTTCAGGCTCAGGAGATTGGGATTCTGTTGCTGCAGTTAGGGATTGTGATTTTCGTTATGCGGTTGCTCCGGCCCGGAATATCGTTACCCGGGTCCGACCCGAGGCCGCCGACGACGTTTATTAGTGTGCCGTATAGTGACTTTTTGAGTAAGATTAATACTAACCAGGTGCAGAAGGTGGAGGTGGATGGGGTTCATGTGATGTTTAAGCTGAAATCGGAGCCAGCTAGTGGTGAGGTGGTGAGTGAGGTGATGAGTGCTAGTGGTGGTTTTAGTAAGCAGGAGTCGGAGGCTTTGATGAGTGCGGTGCCGGCGAGGAGGGTGGTGTATACTACTACTAGGCCGACTGATATCAAGACGCCGTATGAGAAGATGCTTGAGAATGAGGTGGAGTTTGGGTCGCCGGATAAGCGCTCCGGCGGATTCATGAACTCTGCAATG ATAGCTCTGTTTTATGTTGCTGTGCTTGCAGGGCTTCTCCACCGGTTCCCTGTAAGCTTTACTCAG CATACAGCTGGTCAGATTAGGAATAGGAAACCCGGTGGCTCTGGTGGTGTGAAAACATCTGAACCCTCGGAAGCAATAACCTTTGCTGATGTTGCTGGCGTTGACGAGGCTAAAGAGGAGCTAGAGGAGATTGTG GAATTTCTTCGGAATCCAGACAGGTATATACGACTTGGTGCTCGTCCTCCCCGTGGTGTTCTGTTG GTGGGTCTTCCTGGGACAGGTAAGACTCTTCTTGCAAAGGCTGTGGCTGGGGAAGCTGAAGTACCCTTCATAAGTTGCTCTGCTAGTGAGTTTGTAGAGCTGTATGTTGGCATGGGTGCCTCTCGTGTAAGGGATCTATTTGCGCGCGCCAAAAAGGAAGCGCCATCAATAATATTTATTGATGAG ATAGATGCTGTGGCAAAAAGTCGTGATGGGAAACACCGCATTGTTAGTAATGATGAGAGAGAACAAACATTGAATCAGTTGCTCACT GAGATGGATGGGTTTGACAGCAACTCGGCGGTTATTGTTCTTGGAGCTACAAATCGTGCAGATGTTTTAGACCCGGCACTTCGTCGACCAGGGAGATTCGATCGTGTTGTTATG GTGGAAACGCCTGATAGGATTGGAAGAGAATCAATTCTCAAAGTGCATGTTTCCAAAAAGGAACTTCCTTTAGCTAAAGACGTTTACCTTGGTGACATTGCTTCTATGACCACAGGCTTTACTGG GGCTGATCTTGCAAATTTGGTGAATGAAGCTGCTTTGTTGGCCGGAAGAGAAAGCAAGGTGGTTGTGGAAAGGATTGATTTCATTCAGGCTGTGGAGAGATCAATAGCt ggaattgaaaagaagacTGCCAAGTTGCAGGGATGTGAGAAAGGTGTAGTTGCACGACATGAGGCGGGTCATGCAGTTGTAGGGACAGCTATTGCAAGTCTTGTTGCTGGACAACCACGTGTGGAG AAACTGAGCATATTGCCAAGGACCGGGGGTGCATTGGGCTTTACTTATACTCCTCCAGCGAGTGAAGATAGATATTTACTCTTCATTGATGAATTACGTGGGCGTCTGGTTACACTTCTTGGTGGACGCGCAGCGGAGGAGTTTGTATATTCAGGTCGTGTATCAACTGGAGCCCTTGATGATATACGACGAGCCACAGAAATGGCATATAAAGCAGTATCTGAGTATGGTCTTAATGAGAAAATCGGCCCCGTGTCTATAGGCACTCTCTCTGCTGGTGGAATGGATGAGTCTGGAGGAATTTTTGGAAGGGATCAG GGACACCTTGTTGATCTTGCTCAACGAGAGACTCAAGAATTGCTGCAATCTGCTATGGAGGTAGCCCTTTGTGTTGTGCGTGCTAATCCTGTTGTTTTGGAGGGCCTTGGTGCTCATTTGGAAG AAAAAGAGAAAGTAGAAGGTGAAGAGCTACACGAGTGGTTAAAATTGGTGGTTGCACCTGCAGAACTTGATGTCTTTATTAAAGGCAAGCAGAAGACTCTTCTCCCATTGCAAACCACCTCTGGTTAA